Proteins from a genomic interval of Microbacterium abyssi:
- a CDS encoding glycoside hydrolase family 3 N-terminal domain-containing protein, with product MTETLLDLHPYRDATLPISERVADLLGRMTLEEKVGQMLQLDARDDLEDHVLRRNAGSILHTSPERIVAARELTLRTRLQIPLIVGEDCIHGHSFWPGATIYPTQLGMAASWDAALVERVARATAVEVAATGIHWTFSPVLCIARDLRWGRVNETFGEDSHLIGELASAMVRGYQGDGLDDPTAILATAKHFAGYSETQGGRDASEADISRRKLRSWFLPPFERVAREGCRSFMLGYQTTDGVPITLNEWLLSDVLRGEWGYTGTLITDWDNVGRMVWEQHVQPDVTHAAAAAVRAGNDMIMTTPTFFEGALDAVVKGMLAEDAFDAAVARILTLKFELGLFEDPRQPREDVAALVGTAEHAALNLEVTRRSLVLLENDGTLPLAPAATKRIAVVGPLADDDQEQLGDWAGGSGQAGWLDGQPREMITTVLDGLREIAPWEVVHARGADILTLEPDPAGATWPDGQPRPPVVRPVAADEAQIAEAVAAASSADAVVAVVGDARGLYGEGRSTATLELIGGQIALLDALIETGKPVIVVLMASKPLVLPASVQRAAAVLWVANPGMQGGRAIAELIAGAIEPTGRLPISFARHAGQQPTYYNQIRGQHGDRYADLTQSPAWAFGEGLSYTTVSYSDLVIDEAALAASGTVVAHVSVTNTGARPTIETVQVYVRDAVTSVSWADRELKTYRQVPLEPGESVRVRIELPVAECTIVDAAGTRVVEPGEFALLVGPSSREESLLSAEFTVG from the coding sequence ATGACTGAGACGCTCCTCGACCTCCACCCCTACCGCGACGCCACCCTCCCCATCTCCGAGCGCGTCGCCGACCTGCTCGGCCGGATGACGCTCGAGGAGAAGGTCGGGCAGATGCTGCAGCTCGACGCCCGAGACGACCTGGAAGACCACGTGCTGCGCCGGAACGCCGGCTCGATCCTGCACACCTCCCCCGAGCGCATCGTCGCCGCGCGAGAGCTGACGCTGCGTACGCGCCTGCAGATCCCGCTGATCGTCGGCGAGGACTGCATCCACGGCCACTCGTTCTGGCCGGGCGCGACGATCTATCCGACGCAGCTCGGGATGGCGGCATCCTGGGATGCCGCGCTCGTGGAGCGGGTCGCGCGTGCCACCGCCGTGGAGGTGGCCGCGACCGGCATCCACTGGACCTTCTCTCCCGTGCTCTGCATCGCCCGCGACCTCCGCTGGGGGCGCGTGAACGAGACGTTCGGTGAGGACTCGCACCTGATCGGCGAGCTCGCCAGCGCGATGGTGCGCGGCTACCAGGGCGACGGCCTCGACGACCCGACCGCGATCCTCGCGACCGCCAAGCACTTCGCCGGCTACTCCGAGACGCAGGGCGGCCGGGATGCCTCGGAGGCCGACATCTCGCGGCGCAAGCTCCGCAGCTGGTTCCTGCCGCCGTTCGAGCGCGTCGCCCGCGAGGGATGCCGCTCGTTCATGCTCGGCTACCAGACCACGGACGGCGTGCCGATCACCCTCAACGAGTGGCTTCTCAGCGACGTGCTGCGCGGTGAGTGGGGCTACACCGGCACGCTCATCACCGACTGGGACAACGTCGGCCGGATGGTCTGGGAGCAGCACGTGCAGCCCGACGTCACGCATGCCGCGGCCGCCGCCGTGCGGGCCGGAAACGACATGATCATGACGACGCCCACGTTCTTCGAAGGCGCGTTGGATGCCGTCGTGAAGGGCATGCTCGCGGAGGACGCGTTCGATGCCGCCGTGGCGAGGATCCTCACGTTGAAGTTCGAGCTGGGCCTGTTCGAGGACCCGCGTCAACCGCGCGAGGACGTAGCCGCTCTCGTCGGCACGGCCGAGCACGCTGCGCTGAACCTCGAGGTGACCCGGCGTTCGCTCGTGCTGCTGGAGAACGACGGGACGCTTCCTCTTGCCCCTGCGGCGACCAAGCGCATCGCGGTCGTCGGCCCGCTCGCGGACGACGACCAGGAGCAGCTCGGCGACTGGGCCGGCGGTTCAGGACAGGCCGGATGGCTCGACGGACAGCCGCGCGAGATGATCACGACCGTGCTCGACGGGCTGCGCGAGATCGCGCCGTGGGAGGTCGTGCACGCCCGCGGCGCCGACATCCTCACCCTCGAGCCCGACCCTGCCGGCGCCACCTGGCCGGACGGGCAGCCCCGGCCGCCGGTCGTGCGTCCCGTCGCGGCCGACGAGGCGCAGATCGCCGAGGCCGTGGCCGCGGCTTCGTCGGCGGATGCCGTGGTCGCCGTGGTCGGCGATGCGCGAGGACTCTACGGCGAGGGGCGCTCCACCGCGACCCTCGAACTCATCGGCGGGCAGATCGCCCTGCTCGATGCGCTGATCGAGACGGGCAAGCCCGTCATCGTGGTGCTCATGGCGTCCAAGCCGCTGGTGCTGCCGGCATCCGTGCAGCGCGCCGCGGCCGTGCTGTGGGTCGCGAATCCGGGCATGCAGGGCGGTCGCGCGATCGCAGAGCTCATCGCCGGAGCCATTGAGCCGACGGGCCGTCTGCCGATCTCGTTCGCGCGTCACGCCGGGCAGCAGCCGACGTACTACAACCAGATCCGCGGACAGCACGGCGACCGCTACGCCGACCTCACCCAGTCGCCGGCGTGGGCGTTCGGCGAGGGGCTGTCGTACACGACGGTGTCGTACTCCGATCTGGTCATCGACGAGGCTGCGCTCGCGGCATCCGGCACGGTCGTCGCGCACGTGAGCGTGACGAACACCGGTGCGCGTCCGACGATCGAGACCGTCCAGGTGTACGTGCGGGATGCCGTCACCAGCGTGAGTTGGGCCGACCGGGAGCTCAAGACGTACCGGCAGGTGCCGCTGGAGCCGGGGGAGTCGGTGCGTGTGCGCATCGAACTGCCGGTGGCCGAGTGCACGATCGTGGATGCCGCGGGCACCCGCGTCGTCGAACCGGGGGAGTTCGCGCTGCTGGTCGGACCGAGCTCGCGCGAGGAGTCCCTGCTCAGCGCGGAGTTCACGGTCGGCTGA
- a CDS encoding SulP family inorganic anion transporter codes for MATVDERARYRPNPSVLTALKSPRLLTREVLAGLVVGLALIPEAIAFSIIAGVDPKVGLFSAFVMAVSIAFVGGRPAMISAATGAVALVIAPVMREHGMDYFIATVILAGVFQVLLAVLGVAKLMRFIPRSVMVGFVNALAILVFMAQLPHLIDVPWLVYPLVAGGILVMILMPRLTKIVPAPLISIILVTAVVVLFALDVPTVGDEGELPRSLPELFIPNVPLTWETFTIIAPFSLGMALVGLLESLMTAKLVDEITDTHSRKTREAWGQGVANMLSGFLGGMGGCAMIGQTMINVKVSGARTRISTFCAGVFLLVLVVTLGDVVAIIPMAALVAVMIMVCVATFDWHSIRPSTLRRMPKSETIVMVATVVLVVLTENLAIGVVAGVIVASVLFVRRVSHFATVTRSVSADAAHYTVDGELFFASSNDLTTQFEYADDPERVVIDMARSHIWDASTVAALDAIETKYAQHGKTVELRGLNDASGLFHGRLSGGFPPA; via the coding sequence ATGGCAACCGTCGACGAGCGCGCCCGCTACCGGCCGAATCCGTCCGTCCTGACCGCGCTGAAGTCGCCGCGGCTGCTGACCCGCGAAGTCCTCGCCGGGCTCGTGGTCGGACTCGCGCTCATCCCCGAGGCGATCGCGTTCTCGATCATCGCCGGGGTCGACCCGAAGGTCGGACTGTTCTCGGCGTTCGTGATGGCCGTGTCGATCGCGTTCGTCGGCGGCCGCCCCGCCATGATCAGCGCCGCGACCGGAGCCGTCGCCCTCGTGATCGCCCCCGTCATGCGCGAGCACGGTATGGACTACTTCATCGCCACCGTCATCCTCGCCGGCGTCTTCCAGGTGCTGCTCGCCGTCCTCGGCGTCGCGAAGCTCATGCGCTTCATCCCCCGCAGCGTCATGGTCGGATTCGTCAACGCGCTCGCGATCCTGGTCTTCATGGCGCAGCTGCCGCACCTGATCGACGTGCCCTGGCTCGTCTACCCGCTGGTGGCCGGCGGCATCCTCGTCATGATCCTGATGCCGCGCCTGACGAAGATCGTGCCCGCGCCGCTGATCTCCATCATCCTGGTCACCGCCGTCGTCGTGCTGTTCGCCCTCGACGTCCCGACCGTCGGCGACGAGGGCGAGCTGCCGCGCAGCCTGCCCGAGCTGTTCATCCCGAACGTCCCGCTCACCTGGGAGACGTTCACGATCATCGCGCCGTTCTCCCTCGGGATGGCTCTGGTGGGGCTGCTCGAATCGCTCATGACGGCCAAGCTCGTCGACGAGATCACCGACACCCACTCGCGGAAGACCCGCGAGGCATGGGGGCAGGGCGTCGCGAACATGCTCTCCGGGTTCCTCGGAGGCATGGGCGGCTGCGCGATGATCGGCCAGACCATGATCAACGTGAAGGTCTCCGGAGCCCGCACCCGCATCTCGACGTTCTGCGCCGGCGTGTTCCTGCTCGTCCTCGTCGTCACCCTGGGCGACGTCGTCGCGATCATCCCGATGGCGGCGCTGGTCGCCGTGATGATCATGGTGTGCGTCGCGACGTTCGACTGGCACAGCATCCGCCCGTCGACCCTGCGCCGGATGCCCAAGAGCGAGACGATCGTCATGGTCGCCACCGTCGTGCTCGTCGTGCTCACCGAGAACCTGGCGATCGGGGTCGTCGCCGGCGTGATCGTGGCATCCGTCCTGTTCGTCCGCCGCGTCTCGCACTTCGCGACCGTGACGCGCAGCGTGTCAGCGGATGCTGCGCACTACACGGTCGACGGCGAGCTGTTCTTCGCCTCCAGCAACGACCTCACGACGCAGTTCGAGTACGCCGACGACCCGGAGCGCGTGGTGATCGACATGGCGCGCTCGCACATCTGGGATGCATCGACCGTCGCCGCCCTCGACGCGATCGAGACCAAGTACGCACAGCACGGCAAGACCGTCGAGCTCAGGGGACTCAACGACGCGAGCGGCCTGTTCCACGGCCGGCTGAGCGGCGGCTTCCCGCCGGCGTGA
- the nhaA gene encoding Na+/H+ antiporter NhaA has translation MSPSAPRIRRFFPSSSAAESLRITEILRKETVGGVLLVALAVVALVWANSPWSESYFAIRDFEIGYEPWHLRLSIGAWAADGLLAIFFFLVGLELKREFVSGDLRQFSTAIVPIVAAVGGVAVPAIIYLAVVAESAEASRGWAIPTATDIAFAVAVLAVIGSHLPSALRIFLLTLAVVDDLIAIGIIALFYTETVEVVLLLLALVVIAVYGAIAQLYRRFFHLRPTAAWLILLPIGVVAWVLLHASGIHATIAGVLLGFTIPVLHKRADRGPDAGPGLAEVFEHRFRPLSAGFAVPVFAFFSAGVAIGGAEGFVSAFSDPIVLGIVLALVLGKPLGITAATWAITRIRRIDLDPALRWLDILGVGVLAGIGFTVSLLVAELSFAAGTEAHDHAKVAILTASVLAAVLASVLLGLRNRRYRASESAP, from the coding sequence ATGTCGCCCTCCGCTCCCCGTATCCGCCGCTTCTTCCCCTCCTCGTCCGCGGCGGAATCGCTCCGCATCACCGAGATCCTGCGCAAGGAGACCGTCGGCGGTGTCCTGCTGGTCGCCCTCGCCGTCGTAGCGCTGGTGTGGGCGAACTCGCCCTGGTCGGAGTCGTACTTCGCGATCAGGGACTTCGAGATCGGCTACGAGCCGTGGCACCTGCGGCTCAGCATCGGCGCATGGGCGGCCGACGGTCTGCTGGCGATCTTCTTCTTCCTCGTCGGTCTCGAGCTCAAACGCGAGTTCGTCAGTGGAGACCTGCGGCAGTTCAGCACGGCGATCGTGCCCATCGTCGCGGCCGTCGGCGGGGTCGCCGTGCCGGCGATCATCTACCTCGCCGTCGTCGCGGAATCGGCGGAGGCATCCCGCGGGTGGGCGATCCCGACGGCGACCGACATCGCCTTCGCGGTCGCCGTGCTGGCCGTGATCGGCTCGCATCTGCCGAGCGCGCTGCGGATCTTCCTGCTCACCCTCGCCGTGGTCGATGACCTGATCGCCATCGGGATCATCGCGCTGTTCTACACCGAGACGGTCGAGGTCGTCCTGCTGCTGCTCGCGCTCGTCGTGATCGCGGTCTACGGCGCGATCGCCCAACTGTACCGGCGCTTCTTCCACCTGCGGCCGACCGCCGCGTGGCTCATCCTGCTGCCGATCGGGGTCGTCGCGTGGGTGCTGCTGCATGCGTCCGGCATCCACGCCACGATCGCCGGGGTTCTGCTCGGCTTCACCATCCCGGTGCTGCACAAGCGGGCGGATCGCGGGCCGGACGCAGGTCCGGGCCTGGCCGAGGTGTTCGAGCACCGGTTCCGTCCGCTGTCGGCCGGGTTCGCGGTGCCGGTGTTCGCGTTCTTCTCCGCAGGCGTAGCGATCGGCGGCGCTGAGGGCTTCGTCTCGGCGTTCTCCGACCCGATCGTGCTCGGGATCGTGCTGGCGCTCGTGCTCGGCAAACCGCTGGGCATCACCGCCGCCACGTGGGCCATCACCCGCATCCGGCGGATCGACCTCGATCCCGCTCTGCGCTGGCTGGACATCCTCGGCGTCGGCGTCCTCGCCGGGATCGGGTTCACGGTTTCGCTCCTGGTCGCCGAGCTCAGCTTCGCCGCGGGGACCGAGGCGCACGATCACGCCAAGGTCGCGATCCTCACGGCCTCCGTGCTGGCAGCGGTCCTGGCATCCGTTCTTCTGGGTCTGCGCAACCGTCGCTATCGCGCCTCCGAGTCCGCGCCCTGA
- a CDS encoding response regulator has protein sequence MIRVLIADDQEPVRTGLRLLLDTAADIEVVAEAADGAEAVALARRTRPDVALLDIRMPGLDGIQATELLAGEGVADPVPVVIITTFDLDEYVYGALRAGARGFLLKDAGPTLIAEAVRAAAAGDALISPRITTRLLAEFAPTASASRPAAEPLTAREEEVLALLAAGLTNVEIGGRLFLSLGTVKTHIGAILAKIGVRNRVEAAMWAYETGRVKR, from the coding sequence ATGATCCGCGTCCTCATCGCCGACGACCAGGAGCCGGTCCGCACCGGGCTGCGGCTCTTGCTCGACACGGCCGCGGACATCGAGGTCGTCGCGGAGGCCGCCGACGGCGCCGAGGCGGTCGCGCTGGCACGGCGCACCCGGCCGGACGTCGCGCTCCTCGACATCCGGATGCCGGGGCTCGACGGCATCCAGGCCACCGAGCTGCTGGCGGGCGAGGGCGTCGCCGACCCGGTTCCGGTGGTGATCATCACGACGTTCGACCTCGACGAGTACGTGTACGGGGCGCTGCGCGCGGGCGCGCGGGGCTTCCTGCTGAAGGATGCCGGACCCACGCTGATCGCGGAGGCCGTGCGGGCGGCGGCCGCCGGCGATGCGCTGATCTCACCGCGGATCACGACCAGGCTGCTCGCGGAGTTCGCGCCGACGGCATCCGCTTCCCGGCCGGCCGCCGAACCGCTGACCGCACGCGAGGAGGAGGTGCTGGCGCTGCTGGCCGCAGGCCTCACCAACGTCGAGATCGGCGGACGTCTGTTCCTCTCGCTCGGGACCGTCAAGACGCACATCGGCGCGATCCTCGCGAAGATCGGCGTGCGCAATCGTGTGGAGGCCGCGATGTGGGCGTACGAGACCGGGCGGGTGAAGCGCTGA
- a CDS encoding sensor histidine kinase, giving the protein MPTPRDAERLSRFDMSPAGPRPRDMVLVIALVVLAILETALRTDLSWPVATAAVTTLALAALPWRRSHPLLVVATTTALSAGFEVAQVLGGIPTGGLVAMFALLMAPYALFRWGSTKERTIGGAILAAGLLCSLALSGTNLFTPEGIAGVVAGVAFVGGAVLIGALRRERVASRARDFAAIRAQEREALARDLHDTVAHHASAIVIRAQVASMAVTNLPADDIVRDSLEVIEREASAVMNDMRALVGVLRGPVEYAPSPGIAEIEDFAADGPPKVVVTVELPAAVPDIVATTLFRIAQEAITNARRHATGATSIRVAVTSAPGSTHLTVTDDGRSAASPSGDGHGLRGMSERAALLGGTVEAGPAPDGGWMLRAVIPTRSVR; this is encoded by the coding sequence GTGCCGACCCCACGCGACGCGGAGCGCCTCTCCCGGTTCGACATGAGCCCGGCCGGCCCGAGACCGCGGGACATGGTGCTCGTCATCGCGCTGGTCGTGCTGGCGATCCTCGAGACCGCCCTCCGCACCGACCTGTCGTGGCCGGTGGCGACGGCGGCCGTGACGACCCTCGCGCTGGCTGCCCTGCCGTGGCGGCGCTCGCATCCGCTGCTCGTCGTCGCGACGACCACGGCCCTGTCGGCCGGCTTCGAGGTCGCCCAGGTGCTCGGCGGCATCCCGACCGGCGGCCTCGTCGCCATGTTCGCCCTGCTCATGGCGCCCTACGCGCTGTTCCGCTGGGGTTCGACGAAGGAGCGGACCATCGGCGGCGCGATCCTCGCGGCCGGCCTGCTGTGCTCGCTCGCGCTGAGCGGTACGAATCTGTTCACGCCCGAGGGCATCGCCGGCGTCGTCGCCGGAGTGGCCTTCGTCGGCGGGGCCGTGCTGATCGGCGCGCTGCGGCGGGAGCGCGTGGCATCCAGAGCCAGGGACTTCGCGGCGATCCGTGCCCAGGAACGCGAGGCCCTCGCGCGCGACCTGCACGACACGGTCGCGCATCACGCGTCGGCGATCGTGATCCGCGCGCAGGTCGCGAGCATGGCGGTGACGAATCTGCCCGCCGACGACATCGTCCGAGATTCACTCGAGGTGATCGAGCGCGAGGCCTCCGCCGTGATGAACGACATGCGCGCCCTCGTGGGGGTGCTGCGCGGCCCTGTCGAATACGCGCCGTCGCCCGGCATCGCCGAGATCGAGGACTTCGCCGCCGACGGGCCGCCGAAGGTCGTCGTCACGGTCGAGCTGCCGGCGGCCGTGCCCGACATCGTCGCGACGACCCTGTTCCGCATCGCGCAGGAGGCCATCACCAACGCACGCCGCCATGCCACGGGCGCGACGTCGATCCGCGTCGCCGTGACCTCGGCACCCGGATCGACGCACCTGACGGTCACCGACGACGGGCGATCCGCGGCATCGCCCTCCGGCGACGGTCACGGGCTGCGCGGCATGAGCGAGCGCGCCGCACTGCTGGGCGGCACGGTCGAGGCGGGGCCCGCTCCGGACGGCGGATGGATGCTGCGCGCTGTGATCCCGACGAGAAGCGTCCGATGA
- a CDS encoding DUF2306 domain-containing protein, which translates to MNTRREWLIAAGLIILALIPSLAGAVRVGEIAADAPVTSANARFMEMPLPVVVHIIGALVYSLIGAFQFLPGLRRRHLGWHRFAGRYLLVPAGLAVALTGLWMTAYYDAPPIDGLALQISRYVVGVLMAMSIVLALVAIARRDIPQHGAWMIRAYALAMGAGTQVLTSAPFAILFGAPDEFWRLVQMDAGWLINIVAAEVIIRRTILRRRPAGLPREHTVAA; encoded by the coding sequence ATGAACACCCGTCGTGAATGGCTCATCGCCGCCGGCCTCATCATCCTCGCCCTCATCCCGTCGCTCGCCGGAGCCGTCCGTGTCGGCGAGATCGCCGCCGACGCACCCGTCACGTCCGCCAACGCACGCTTCATGGAGATGCCGCTGCCCGTGGTCGTGCACATCATCGGCGCACTGGTGTACTCACTGATCGGCGCGTTCCAGTTCCTCCCCGGGCTCCGCCGCCGTCACCTCGGCTGGCATCGGTTCGCCGGGCGCTACCTGCTCGTGCCGGCCGGACTCGCCGTCGCGCTGACCGGCCTGTGGATGACGGCGTACTACGACGCCCCGCCGATCGACGGGCTCGCGCTGCAGATCTCCCGGTACGTCGTCGGCGTGCTGATGGCCATGTCCATCGTGCTGGCGCTCGTGGCGATCGCCCGCCGCGACATCCCTCAGCACGGCGCGTGGATGATCCGTGCGTATGCACTCGCCATGGGCGCCGGCACGCAGGTGCTCACCTCGGCGCCGTTCGCGATCCTGTTCGGCGCGCCGGACGAGTTCTGGCGGCTGGTGCAGATGGACGCCGGGTGGCTGATCAACATCGTCGCCGCCGAGGTGATCATCCGCCGCACGATCCTGCGGCGCCGGCCCGCCGGACTGCCGCGTGAGCACACCGTCGCCGCGTGA
- a CDS encoding LacI family DNA-binding transcriptional regulator, with translation MVSIDEVARRAGLSTATVSRALSGRGYVSAASREKVRLAAQELGYVVSSRASSLASGRTRNIGVVVPFLDRWFFSTVLSGVSSALMRHGYDITLYNITADEDVRKDVFETALRRQRVDAVIAVAIELDEDETEQLLALGLPVIAIGGPNPRLDTLTVDDFGLAQLATQHLLRLGHTEIAHIGANPEFDIDFHIPTHRRLGFEKALADAGITPKPAYLEPADFTVDGGYRAAKQLLGRPGPRPTAVFAASDEMAVGAVLAARDLGYRVPEDLSVVGIDGHELGEFFRLTTVDQFPLAQGERAAAAVLAKLEATDEQASQAALPFELIVRGTTARVQDR, from the coding sequence ATGGTCAGCATCGATGAGGTCGCGCGCAGGGCCGGGCTGTCGACAGCCACGGTCTCGCGCGCCCTCAGCGGCCGCGGCTATGTCTCGGCGGCGTCCCGCGAGAAGGTCCGCCTCGCCGCACAGGAGCTCGGCTACGTGGTCTCCTCGCGGGCGTCGAGCCTGGCCTCGGGACGCACCAGGAACATCGGCGTGGTCGTGCCGTTCCTGGATCGCTGGTTCTTCAGCACGGTGCTCTCGGGCGTCTCCAGCGCCCTGATGCGCCACGGGTACGACATCACGCTGTACAACATCACCGCCGACGAGGACGTGCGCAAGGATGTGTTCGAGACGGCGCTGCGGCGCCAGCGGGTGGATGCCGTGATCGCCGTCGCCATCGAACTCGACGAGGATGAGACCGAGCAGCTGCTCGCGCTGGGCCTGCCCGTGATCGCGATCGGCGGTCCGAATCCGCGCCTGGACACGCTCACGGTGGACGACTTCGGACTCGCACAGCTCGCCACGCAGCACCTGCTGCGCCTCGGGCACACCGAGATCGCGCACATCGGCGCGAACCCGGAGTTCGACATCGACTTCCACATCCCGACCCATCGCCGGCTCGGCTTCGAGAAGGCGCTGGCGGATGCCGGAATCACCCCGAAACCCGCCTACCTGGAGCCCGCCGACTTCACCGTCGACGGCGGCTACCGCGCGGCCAAGCAGCTGCTGGGACGGCCGGGACCCCGCCCGACGGCGGTGTTCGCGGCATCCGATGAGATGGCGGTCGGCGCCGTGCTCGCGGCGCGCGATCTGGGATACCGGGTGCCGGAGGATCTCTCGGTCGTCGGCATCGACGGCCACGAACTCGGCGAGTTCTTCCGCCTGACGACGGTCGACCAGTTCCCGCTCGCGCAGGGCGAGCGGGCGGCTGCGGCCGTACTCGCCAAGCTCGAGGCGACCGACGAGCAGGCGTCGCAGGCTGCACTGCCGTTCGAGCTGATCGTGCGCGGCACGACGGCGCGCGTCCAGGACAGGTGA
- a CDS encoding glycoside hydrolase family 13 protein — MTELEQFAAPGSEWWRSAVIYQIYPRSFADASGDGIGDLPGITGRLDALQELGIDAIWLSPFMTSPQKDAGYDVADYRDVDPIFGTLADFDEMLAQAHARGIRVIVDLVPNHSSDQHAWFQEALKAGPGSRERARYVFRDGRGENGELPPNNWESVFGGGMWQRVTEADGTPGQWYLHIFDATQPDFDWTNEEVKEEFRSILRFWLDRGVDGFRVDVAHGMVKEAGLPDYAPVADADSMGGGEENVPYWGQDGVHDIYRDWHQVMAEYDGDRALCGEAWLPTLKKTALWVRPDEMHQTFNFPYMMTEWDAAKIRDIIRESLDEFGKVGAPSTWVLSNHDVIRHASRLALTADSPQGDGIGPLSAGKPDPSAGLSRARAATTAMLALPGSSYLYQGEELGLPEAMEIPDEFRQDPTWFRTNGERYGRDGCRVPIPWESGAPAFGFNTTGDSWLPQPGEWATFARDVEQADATSTLNLYKELLRLRRERDLGIGSLVWEDLGEQTVAFRRGDLHVAVNLGDAPLELGDDVTFVVQSQPFDGTALPTDHATWYTKG, encoded by the coding sequence ATGACAGAGCTCGAACAGTTCGCCGCGCCCGGTTCCGAGTGGTGGCGCAGTGCCGTGATCTACCAGATCTACCCCCGTTCCTTCGCCGACGCATCTGGAGACGGCATCGGCGACCTGCCCGGTATCACCGGCCGCCTCGACGCGCTGCAGGAGCTCGGCATCGACGCGATCTGGCTGAGCCCGTTCATGACGAGCCCCCAGAAGGATGCCGGCTACGACGTCGCCGACTACCGCGACGTCGACCCGATCTTCGGCACCCTCGCCGACTTCGACGAGATGCTCGCGCAGGCCCACGCCCGCGGCATCCGCGTCATCGTCGACCTCGTCCCGAACCACTCCTCCGACCAGCACGCCTGGTTCCAGGAGGCGCTCAAGGCAGGCCCCGGCAGCCGCGAGCGTGCGCGGTACGTGTTCCGCGACGGCCGCGGCGAGAACGGCGAGCTGCCCCCGAACAACTGGGAGAGCGTGTTCGGCGGCGGGATGTGGCAGCGCGTGACCGAGGCCGACGGCACCCCCGGCCAGTGGTACCTGCACATCTTCGACGCCACCCAGCCCGACTTCGACTGGACCAACGAAGAGGTCAAGGAGGAGTTCCGCTCCATCCTGCGCTTCTGGCTCGACCGCGGCGTCGACGGATTCCGTGTGGACGTTGCTCACGGCATGGTCAAGGAGGCCGGTCTTCCGGACTACGCACCGGTGGCGGACGCCGACTCGATGGGCGGCGGCGAGGAGAACGTGCCGTACTGGGGTCAGGACGGCGTGCACGACATCTATCGCGACTGGCATCAGGTCATGGCCGAGTACGACGGCGACCGCGCACTGTGCGGCGAGGCCTGGCTGCCGACGCTGAAGAAGACGGCGCTCTGGGTGCGCCCCGACGAGATGCACCAGACGTTCAATTTCCCGTACATGATGACCGAATGGGATGCGGCGAAGATCCGCGACATCATCCGCGAGTCGCTCGACGAGTTCGGCAAGGTCGGCGCGCCGAGCACCTGGGTGCTGTCGAACCACGACGTCATCCGGCACGCCTCGCGCCTGGCGCTCACCGCCGACAGCCCGCAGGGCGACGGCATCGGCCCTCTGTCCGCGGGCAAGCCCGACCCGTCCGCCGGCCTGTCGCGCGCACGCGCCGCGACCACCGCCATGCTCGCGCTCCCCGGCTCGTCGTACCTGTACCAGGGCGAGGAGCTCGGCCTGCCCGAGGCCATGGAGATCCCCGACGAGTTCCGTCAGGACCCGACCTGGTTCCGCACGAACGGCGAGCGCTACGGCCGCGACGGCTGCCGCGTGCCGATCCCGTGGGAGTCAGGCGCCCCGGCCTTCGGCTTCAACACCACCGGGGACTCCTGGCTGCCGCAGCCCGGCGAGTGGGCGACGTTCGCCCGCGACGTCGAGCAGGCGGATGCCACCTCAACTCTGAACCTCTACAAGGAGCTGCTGCGGCTGCGCCGCGAGCGGGACCTCGGCATCGGCTCACTGGTGTGGGAGGACCTCGGCGAGCAGACCGTGGCGTTCCGCCGCGGCGACCTGCACGTCGCGGTGAACCTCGGCGATGCGCCGCTGGAGCTCGGCGACGACGTGACGTTCGTGGTGCAGAGCCAGCCGTTCGACGGCACCGCCCTGCCGACCGATCACGCCACCTGGTACACGAAGGGCTGA